From Enterococcus mundtii, the proteins below share one genomic window:
- a CDS encoding universal stress protein, with product MTNMYEKIMVAIDGSEKAEKAFAEALELARDNQSELLIVSIINKIELTHSAYAFSKIYAEEKQKTEVELLKRINDAKEFGIETIHAIVETGDPRTLLATVLPKQESIDLIVMGATGKGSIQQALVGSTASYVVTHAPCNVLVVK from the coding sequence ATGACGAATATGTATGAAAAAATAATGGTGGCAATTGATGGTTCAGAAAAAGCAGAGAAGGCATTTGCCGAAGCGTTAGAATTAGCTAGAGACAATCAATCAGAATTATTGATCGTTTCAATTATCAATAAAATCGAATTGACACACAGTGCGTATGCATTCTCGAAAATTTATGCGGAAGAAAAGCAAAAAACAGAAGTAGAACTATTGAAGAGGATCAATGATGCAAAAGAATTTGGAATCGAAACGATCCATGCAATCGTGGAAACGGGTGATCCAAGAACCTTGCTCGCCACAGTATTGCCGAAACAGGAGTCGATTGATTTGATCGTGATGGGGGCGACTGGTAAAGGCTCGATCCAACAAGCATTGGTAGGATCAACGGCTTCTTATGTAGTGACACATGCGCCTTGCAATGTGTTGGTCGTTAAATAA
- a CDS encoding LysM peptidoglycan-binding domain-containing protein, with amino-acid sequence MKSLKTILFGTTLAAGAALFMGTSAHADEAYTVQSGDTLSTISQKYVGDNSLIQTIAEANSISNIHLIFSGQELTIPTGEQAAAPVATQAPVEPVQETAPVVETPVVEQAPVVEEAPVVEQAPATEVAVSTGTNDAKEWIAQKESSGSYTATNGRYIGRYQLDSSYLNGDYSAANQERVAEQYVASRYGSWDAAKAFWLANGWY; translated from the coding sequence ATGAAATCACTTAAAACAATTCTTTTTGGAACAACTTTGGCTGCCGGCGCTGCATTATTTATGGGTACTTCTGCACACGCAGACGAAGCCTACACTGTTCAATCAGGTGATACTTTATCAACGATTTCTCAAAAATACGTTGGTGACAACTCCTTGATCCAAACAATTGCCGAAGCGAACTCAATCTCAAACATTCACCTGATCTTTTCAGGTCAAGAACTAACTATTCCTACTGGTGAGCAAGCAGCTGCTCCTGTCGCTACTCAAGCGCCTGTAGAACCTGTTCAAGAAACAGCTCCAGTTGTGGAAACACCTGTAGTGGAACAAGCTCCTGTAGTAGAAGAAGCGCCAGTTGTGGAACAAGCACCTGCTACTGAAGTAGCTGTTTCAACTGGTACGAACGATGCCAAAGAATGGATCGCACAAAAAGAATCTAGCGGTTCTTACACAGCAACAAACGGACGCTATATCGGCCGTTACCAATTAGACTCTTCTTACTTGAACGGTGACTACTCTGCTGCCAATCAAGAAAGAGTAGCAGAACAATATGTTGCCTCTCGTTATGGCTCTTGGGACGCTGCAAAAGCTTTCTGGTTAGCTAACGGTTGGTACTAA
- a CDS encoding C39 family peptidase, with protein sequence MSKQKSKKRLLLGGATLVLISSVFYFTNKQLEDQKSITEENIEQTSKTEEKQVLLDVPLENQFDEPALENGCEVTALSMLLRFYGYETTKNQLAEQLNYVPVFNADGTHGDPNEGFVGEIWGGDWAMGVYVPPIATLAQEILQTDYHTEPQTDASLTDIKNALKEEKPVWASVTIDFQGPTENDFMTWTTANGEVQVTPLVHACVVTGYDDQSIYVNDPYGIKNRAVPIDDFEQVFTAMGGQMLTLEKN encoded by the coding sequence ATGTCAAAACAAAAAAGTAAAAAACGATTACTACTAGGTGGGGCAACGCTAGTGTTGATTTCAAGCGTCTTTTACTTTACAAATAAACAATTAGAAGATCAGAAATCAATAACGGAGGAAAACATAGAGCAGACAAGCAAAACCGAAGAAAAACAAGTACTACTCGACGTACCTCTTGAAAATCAATTCGATGAACCTGCACTAGAGAATGGCTGTGAAGTAACCGCCTTATCGATGTTGCTGCGCTTCTATGGCTACGAAACCACCAAGAATCAATTAGCCGAACAATTAAATTATGTCCCCGTTTTCAATGCTGATGGCACTCATGGCGATCCAAATGAAGGGTTCGTTGGTGAGATTTGGGGTGGTGACTGGGCAATGGGTGTCTATGTTCCACCAATCGCTACGTTAGCGCAAGAAATCCTACAAACCGATTATCATACCGAACCGCAAACGGATGCAAGCTTGACTGACATCAAAAATGCATTAAAAGAAGAAAAACCTGTGTGGGCTTCTGTCACGATCGATTTTCAAGGGCCGACAGAAAATGATTTCATGACTTGGACGACTGCAAACGGTGAAGTACAAGTCACGCCATTAGTCCATGCCTGTGTTGTAACTGGCTACGATGATCAATCGATCTATGTCAATGATCCTTATGGCATAAAAAATCGTGCGGTACCAATCGATGACTTTGAGCAAGTATTTACTGCTATGGGCGGACAAATGCTTACTTTAGAAAAGAACTAG
- a CDS encoding YxeA family protein — protein MKVIKVLVGAVVFSGLALFGLKFYTQGASGELPAVIDQLNPLVTKGEVYVKTKQPDEVNSFGTAKYIQKAVDANGNEREIEFNGLSVLKKDRYLRLTNKGAHVETYEEIPKEEVPKEALAIIG, from the coding sequence ATGAAAGTAATCAAAGTATTAGTAGGTGCCGTTGTATTCAGTGGCTTAGCGTTATTTGGCTTAAAGTTTTATACGCAGGGTGCTAGTGGAGAATTGCCAGCAGTTATTGACCAATTGAATCCGTTAGTCACAAAGGGAGAAGTGTATGTCAAAACAAAACAGCCCGATGAAGTCAATTCGTTCGGTACAGCAAAATATATCCAAAAAGCAGTTGATGCAAATGGTAACGAACGCGAGATTGAATTTAATGGGTTATCTGTTTTAAAAAAAGACCGTTACTTGAGATTGACGAATAAAGGCGCTCATGTTGAAACATACGAAGAAATTCCCAAAGAAGAGGTACCTAAAGAAGCATTAGCTATAATTGGTTGA
- a CDS encoding glucose uptake protein has translation MDTMGQLVFYVPFFLMTTLAIYYTKWTKRKFSVLLTLLPVAYFSHKIFSLRHWEPTPKLLSHELGLIISLTILILWIYYLYKHP, from the coding sequence ATGGACACTATGGGACAACTGGTTTTTTATGTTCCTTTTTTTCTTATGACAACTTTAGCAATCTACTACACGAAATGGACGAAGCGGAAATTTTCCGTATTGCTGACACTTTTACCAGTCGCTTATTTTTCCCACAAAATATTTTCCCTTCGGCATTGGGAACCCACCCCAAAATTACTGTCACATGAATTAGGGTTGATTATTTCATTAACGATATTGATCTTATGGATTTATTACCTTTACAAACATCCTTAG